One Aquisediminimonas profunda genomic region harbors:
- the guaA gene encoding glutamine-hydrolyzing GMP synthase, whose translation MSIQPTDSILIVDFGSQVTQLIARRVREAGVYSEIAPFNSAAEAFERMKPKGVILSGGPASVTDEGSPRAPQAVLDSGLPILAICYGQQSLCVQLGGTVEGGHAAEFGRADVEILKPSPLFDGFWEVGQKYPVWMSHGDRVTEAPEGFEIIGTSPNAPFAICVNEARRYYTTMFHPEVVHTPDGAKLLSNFVHKICGLAGDWTMAEFRSTKIADIRAQVGDGRVICGLSGGVDSAVAAVLIHEAIGDQLTCVFVDHGLMRLGEAEQVVSLFREHYGIKLVHVDAEARFMMGLAGLTDPEAKRKFIGGEFIKVFEEEAAKIGGADFLAQGTLYPDVIESVSFTGGPSVTIKSHHNVGGLPERMNMQLVEPLRELFKDEVRALGRELGLPDIFVGRHPFPGPGLAIRIPGEVTKDRCDILRLADAVYLDEIRKAGLYDEIWQAFAVLLPVRTVGVMGDYRTYDYVCALRAVTSTDGMTADVYPFESAFLSRVATRIVNEVKGINRVVYDYTSKPPGTIEWE comes from the coding sequence ATGTCGATCCAGCCTACAGACTCAATCCTCATCGTCGATTTCGGGAGCCAGGTAACGCAGCTCATCGCGCGCCGCGTGCGAGAAGCTGGTGTCTATAGCGAAATTGCGCCCTTCAACAGCGCCGCAGAGGCCTTTGAACGGATGAAGCCAAAAGGCGTCATTCTGTCGGGTGGACCCGCATCGGTGACCGATGAAGGGTCACCGCGCGCGCCACAGGCAGTGCTCGATTCCGGCTTGCCGATCCTTGCCATTTGTTATGGCCAGCAGAGCCTGTGCGTCCAGCTCGGCGGAACCGTTGAAGGCGGGCATGCAGCCGAATTCGGACGTGCCGATGTTGAAATTCTCAAGCCGAGTCCATTGTTCGACGGCTTCTGGGAAGTCGGACAAAAATACCCGGTGTGGATGAGCCACGGCGACCGGGTGACTGAAGCGCCCGAAGGCTTCGAGATTATTGGCACCTCTCCCAATGCGCCCTTCGCCATCTGCGTCAACGAAGCGCGACGCTACTATACCACAATGTTCCACCCGGAAGTTGTCCACACGCCTGACGGCGCCAAACTGCTTTCGAATTTCGTCCACAAGATCTGCGGCCTAGCAGGCGACTGGACAATGGCCGAATTCCGTTCAACCAAGATTGCGGACATTCGCGCCCAGGTTGGAGATGGCCGCGTCATTTGCGGGCTGTCGGGCGGTGTCGACTCTGCAGTTGCGGCCGTGCTGATCCACGAAGCGATTGGCGATCAGCTCACATGCGTCTTCGTCGATCATGGCCTGATGCGGCTGGGCGAAGCCGAACAGGTCGTCAGTCTGTTCCGCGAACATTACGGCATCAAGCTTGTCCATGTGGACGCCGAAGCCCGATTCATGATGGGCCTTGCCGGGCTCACAGACCCCGAAGCGAAACGCAAGTTCATCGGCGGCGAGTTCATCAAGGTCTTTGAAGAAGAAGCTGCCAAAATTGGCGGGGCCGATTTTCTAGCCCAGGGAACGCTCTACCCCGATGTGATTGAAAGCGTGAGCTTCACCGGCGGGCCATCGGTGACGATCAAGAGCCACCACAATGTTGGCGGACTGCCCGAGCGGATGAACATGCAATTGGTGGAGCCGCTTCGCGAGCTCTTCAAGGATGAGGTCCGCGCATTGGGCCGTGAACTGGGCCTGCCCGATATTTTTGTCGGCAGGCATCCCTTCCCCGGCCCCGGCCTCGCCATTCGCATCCCCGGCGAGGTGACCAAGGATCGCTGCGATATTCTCCGACTCGCTGATGCCGTCTATCTCGACGAAATCCGCAAGGCAGGACTCTACGACGAAATCTGGCAAGCCTTCGCAGTGCTTCTGCCGGTGCGCACCGTCGGCGTGATGGGCGACTATCGGACTTATGATTATGTCTGCGCACTGCGCGCCGTTACCTCGACTGACGGAATGACGGCGGACGTCTATCCGTTCGAAAGCGCCTTCCTTTCGCGCGTAGCCACGCGGATTGTGAACGAAGTCAAGGGCATCAACCGGGTTGTCTATGATTATACGTCCAAGCCGCCCGGCACCATCGAATGGGAATAA
- a CDS encoding regulatory protein RecX codes for MCAQQQASRPKRPRLPLDPATIRALALHYVGRYSTTAARLKNYLERKMRERGWSESGPPPDLDRLVEDFARLGYVNDDAFAAARVSSLLRRGYGARRVNADLRHAGIAADKAEIATRLDAESLEEAAMTFARRKRLGPFGERITDQKARNRAMAAFLRAGHGVEIARRILAIAPDDENLDDIFG; via the coding sequence ATGTGCGCACAACAGCAAGCCTCAAGGCCCAAGCGGCCCCGCCTACCCCTCGATCCGGCGACAATTCGGGCACTCGCGCTGCATTATGTTGGCCGGTATTCGACAACAGCGGCCAGGCTCAAGAACTATCTCGAACGCAAAATGCGCGAGCGGGGCTGGTCGGAATCGGGGCCTCCTCCTGATCTGGACCGGCTCGTGGAAGATTTCGCGCGGCTTGGATATGTCAATGACGACGCCTTTGCTGCAGCTCGCGTCTCTTCGCTCTTGCGCCGAGGATATGGCGCAAGACGGGTCAATGCGGACCTAAGGCATGCAGGCATCGCTGCCGACAAGGCCGAAATCGCGACGCGCCTCGATGCCGAATCGCTGGAAGAAGCTGCAATGACATTTGCGCGACGCAAGCGATTGGGGCCGTTTGGCGAACGAATTACCGATCAAAAAGCAAGAAACCGCGCAATGGCCGCATTTCTGCGGGCGGGGCATGGAGTCGAAATCGCGAGGAGAATCCTTGCGATTGCGCCGGATGATGAGAATTTGGATGATATTTTTGGTTAA
- a CDS encoding putative bifunctional diguanylate cyclase/phosphodiesterase, producing the protein MKKRNKSTQTDTSHDWLTLLGIKDPGTEEWARVRAEQINLVQNFALLRLAVSIMAGCVVVATLGPTASPPVLLGWFAGVVVVSSLLAWPHIRSNRGYAVMATRLELHRETLSLVAAALCWTALPITLGIDGGRDQVLTVWSVATAMMGCAAFALSAVPAATACFLMTVGSGLAFMMYRLGMPLIAVTAIAYSVALTAACLVNGRTIILHKLNQLVLREKTEVVSLLLREYEDSGGDWMWQTDASRCLTHVSPRLAVALGVEPTALETKPLLQIIAGDTWEAGNFPAGLRELADKLKNRESFSDLVLPVQIDGVTRWWELSASPRYDESGAFLGFRGVGSDVTEQRRSADKINRMARYDTLTGMPNRLLVNETLAIAMSEAERWRSRCGFMMIDLDRFKAVNDTLGHPIGDRLLTRVSERLRSIMSENELCGRLGGDEFAVVVKDANDPAKMAKLAQSIIDTLSQPYEVDQYTLYIGASIGTAIGPRDGRTVETLIRSADLALYRSKDEGGGVFHCYEPQLHVHAEERRVIEIALRKALERNEFEVHYQPVVNAQSGTIESFEALLRWTNPELGTVSPAKFIPIAEDARLIGPIGEWVLRTACKEAAKWPATVRVAVNVSAEQLHDNSFASTVVSALAQAGLDPNRLEVEVTESVFMHEGTHAVAVLDKILAMGVRLALDDFGTGYSSLGYLSKTRFSTIKVDRSFVQGAAKNAPESLAIIRAVVALADSLGMTTTAEGVETEEECRMVNRLGCRKIQGYLYGRPMPAAEARALLGAEPERAVA; encoded by the coding sequence GTGAAAAAGCGTAACAAGTCGACCCAGACTGATACCAGCCATGACTGGCTGACCCTCCTCGGCATCAAGGACCCGGGGACGGAGGAGTGGGCGCGCGTGCGCGCAGAACAGATCAATCTCGTGCAGAACTTTGCCTTGCTCCGCTTGGCGGTGAGCATCATGGCAGGCTGTGTGGTCGTGGCGACACTCGGACCAACTGCGTCTCCGCCGGTTCTTCTCGGCTGGTTTGCCGGTGTCGTTGTCGTATCGTCGCTGCTTGCCTGGCCACATATCCGCAGTAATCGTGGTTATGCGGTGATGGCAACGCGACTGGAACTGCACCGGGAAACATTGAGCCTTGTTGCCGCGGCCCTCTGCTGGACAGCCTTGCCGATCACGCTTGGCATTGATGGCGGCCGCGACCAGGTTCTGACCGTCTGGTCGGTTGCGACCGCGATGATGGGTTGCGCTGCCTTTGCCTTGTCTGCCGTGCCGGCTGCCACTGCATGCTTCCTGATGACTGTCGGGTCCGGACTGGCCTTCATGATGTACCGGCTTGGCATGCCGCTGATTGCCGTGACAGCCATTGCCTATTCGGTTGCCCTGACTGCCGCCTGCCTCGTCAATGGCCGCACAATCATTCTGCACAAGCTCAATCAGCTCGTTCTGAGGGAGAAAACCGAGGTCGTCAGCCTCCTGCTTCGCGAATATGAAGATTCAGGCGGCGACTGGATGTGGCAGACGGATGCATCGCGCTGCCTGACGCATGTTTCGCCGCGCCTTGCTGTTGCGCTTGGGGTCGAGCCTACGGCGCTCGAAACAAAGCCGCTTTTGCAGATCATAGCGGGTGACACCTGGGAGGCGGGCAATTTCCCTGCAGGCCTGCGTGAACTTGCCGACAAGCTCAAGAACAGGGAAAGCTTCAGCGATCTTGTTCTGCCCGTACAGATCGACGGTGTCACGCGCTGGTGGGAGCTGTCCGCGTCTCCCCGCTACGACGAAAGTGGAGCATTTCTTGGATTCCGCGGTGTCGGCTCTGACGTGACGGAACAACGCCGCAGTGCGGACAAGATCAACCGCATGGCCCGTTATGACACGCTGACGGGCATGCCCAACCGGCTTCTTGTCAACGAGACTCTCGCAATTGCAATGTCCGAGGCCGAACGTTGGCGCAGCCGCTGTGGCTTCATGATGATTGACCTTGACCGCTTCAAGGCCGTGAATGACACGCTTGGGCATCCAATTGGAGACCGCCTGCTGACCCGCGTCTCTGAGCGGCTCCGCTCGATCATGAGCGAGAACGAACTTTGCGGCCGCCTTGGCGGGGATGAGTTTGCCGTTGTCGTGAAAGACGCGAACGATCCTGCAAAGATGGCCAAGCTTGCACAGTCTATCATCGACACCTTGTCGCAGCCCTATGAGGTTGATCAGTACACGCTTTATATCGGGGCAAGCATCGGAACCGCGATTGGGCCAAGAGACGGACGTACGGTCGAAACACTGATCCGGTCGGCCGACCTTGCGCTCTATCGTTCCAAGGATGAAGGCGGCGGCGTGTTTCACTGCTACGAGCCGCAGTTGCACGTTCATGCAGAAGAACGCCGTGTCATAGAGATTGCGCTGCGCAAGGCGCTCGAACGGAATGAGTTCGAGGTTCACTACCAGCCGGTCGTGAATGCACAGTCCGGGACGATCGAGAGCTTTGAGGCATTGCTTCGCTGGACCAATCCGGAGCTGGGGACCGTCTCGCCAGCCAAATTCATCCCGATTGCGGAGGATGCCCGTCTGATCGGACCGATTGGTGAGTGGGTCTTGCGGACAGCCTGCAAGGAAGCCGCCAAATGGCCCGCGACGGTCCGTGTGGCCGTCAACGTGTCCGCAGAACAGCTGCACGACAACAGTTTCGCCTCGACGGTCGTTTCGGCATTGGCCCAGGCCGGGCTTGATCCAAATCGCCTCGAAGTCGAAGTGACCGAAAGTGTGTTCATGCACGAAGGTACGCATGCCGTGGCCGTGCTGGACAAGATTCTGGCCATGGGCGTCAGGCTTGCGCTTGACGACTTTGGCACCGGCTATTCGTCGCTTGGCTATCTCTCGAAGACCCGCTTCTCGACCATCAAGGTGGATCGCAGCTTTGTGCAAGGTGCGGCAAAGAATGCGCCAGAAAGTCTGGCCATCATTCGGGCCGTCGTTGCCTTGGCCGATAGTCTGGGCATGACGACAACGGCCGAAGGTGTTGAGACCGAAGAAGAATGCCGCATGGTAAACCGCCTGGGTTGCCGCAAGATTCAGGGCTATCTCTACGGTCGGCCAATGCCTGCCGCCGAAGCTCGCGCATTGCTTGGCGCTGAACCGGAGCGCGCCGTCGCCTGA
- a CDS encoding cold shock domain-containing protein, with product MEGAQHAGAPWVEDSESGAKETGHTQSTAADSATGTQSARVFHGRIKWFDATRGFGFIIPDDGTADILIHFSVLREHGRRMLPEGATVVCEAVDRNRGLQATHVISFDLSTATGVDFDLRPAQRSDRANPAGMEDAGPMEPVVVKWFNRLKGYGFLNRVGNDADIFVHMETLRRAGIIDIEPEDRLTARITESGKGLLAVEVAKP from the coding sequence ATGGAAGGAGCGCAGCACGCTGGCGCGCCTTGGGTCGAGGATAGTGAGTCAGGGGCAAAAGAAACCGGCCACACACAGTCAACAGCAGCGGACAGTGCAACCGGAACACAGTCCGCACGCGTGTTTCATGGCCGCATCAAGTGGTTCGATGCGACGCGCGGCTTTGGATTCATCATTCCCGACGATGGCACAGCAGACATCTTGATCCATTTTTCGGTTCTACGTGAACACGGACGACGAATGTTGCCCGAGGGTGCCACAGTTGTTTGCGAAGCAGTCGACCGCAATCGTGGGCTTCAGGCGACGCATGTCATCAGCTTCGATCTTTCGACGGCGACTGGCGTCGATTTCGACTTGCGCCCCGCGCAACGCAGCGACCGCGCGAATCCTGCTGGCATGGAAGATGCCGGACCCATGGAACCGGTCGTCGTCAAATGGTTCAATCGGCTGAAGGGTTATGGCTTCCTCAATCGTGTCGGCAATGACGCGGACATCTTTGTTCATATGGAAACTCTGCGCCGAGCCGGGATCATTGACATAGAGCCCGAGGATCGGTTGACTGCGCGCATAACGGAAAGCGGCAAGGGATTGCTTGCAGTGGAGGTTGCCAAACCATGA
- a CDS encoding arsenate reductase, producing the protein MSIAFYGIPNCDTVKKARNWLDAKGLAYSFHDYKKEGADATKLAAWSRQAGWDVLLNRVGTTFKKLPESDKTGLDEAKAIALMLASPSMIKRPVVEHPGGLLVGFKPEQWEAVLG; encoded by the coding sequence ATGAGCATTGCATTTTATGGCATTCCCAATTGCGATACCGTCAAAAAGGCGCGGAATTGGCTTGATGCGAAAGGGCTTGCTTACAGTTTCCATGACTACAAGAAGGAGGGTGCTGACGCCACAAAACTTGCTGCCTGGTCGAGGCAGGCAGGCTGGGACGTGCTCCTCAATCGCGTAGGCACGACGTTCAAGAAATTGCCGGAGAGCGACAAGACCGGCCTCGATGAAGCCAAGGCCATCGCACTGATGCTGGCATCCCCATCGATGATCAAAAGACCAGTCGTCGAACATCCTGGCGGTTTGCTTGTTGGCTTCAAGCCCGAGCAATGGGAGGCTGTTCTTGGCTGA
- a CDS encoding glycerophosphodiester phosphodiesterase: MADHPILIAHRGASGERPEHTIASYTLAIEQGADFIEPDLVLTKDGILVARHENEISTTTDVADHPEFASRKATKVIDGHSVKGWFTEDFTLAELKTLRARERLPKLRPANTAYDGQFTIPTFDEIIALALAKSKETGRDIGLYPETKHPSYFASIGLPHEGPLLAALEGAGYTEKGDPVFIQSFEVGNLIALSSKTGLRLIQLVDADGGPADRPETTYAEILADEGLKSVARYAAGIGPAKDLIIRRTLLGALDGSTGLVARCHSAGLEVHPWTFRAENYFLPLGLRKGINPRSAGDLAEEVRLFLAEGIDGLFCDFPGIARAVIDKSF, encoded by the coding sequence TTGGCTGACCACCCGATCCTCATCGCGCACCGCGGCGCATCGGGGGAGCGGCCAGAACACACGATTGCATCCTACACGCTTGCCATCGAGCAAGGCGCCGATTTCATCGAGCCGGACCTGGTGCTGACAAAAGACGGCATATTGGTCGCGCGGCATGAGAACGAGATTTCGACCACCACCGATGTTGCAGACCACCCCGAGTTCGCATCGCGCAAGGCAACAAAAGTGATTGACGGGCACAGCGTCAAAGGCTGGTTCACTGAAGACTTCACGCTTGCCGAGTTGAAGACACTGCGCGCCAGAGAAAGGCTGCCCAAGCTTCGTCCCGCAAATACCGCCTACGACGGCCAGTTCACGATCCCGACGTTCGATGAAATCATCGCGCTCGCCTTGGCGAAATCGAAAGAGACCGGACGGGATATCGGCCTTTATCCCGAAACCAAGCATCCGAGCTATTTTGCCTCGATCGGCCTGCCCCATGAAGGCCCGCTGCTCGCCGCACTCGAAGGGGCGGGATACACCGAGAAGGGCGATCCTGTCTTCATCCAGTCGTTCGAGGTCGGGAACCTGATTGCGCTTTCTTCAAAGACCGGGTTGCGCCTGATCCAGTTGGTCGATGCGGACGGCGGCCCTGCAGACAGGCCGGAAACCACCTATGCCGAGATACTTGCCGACGAAGGACTGAAATCCGTCGCACGCTATGCCGCCGGCATCGGTCCGGCAAAGGACCTGATCATCCGCCGGACCTTGCTCGGCGCTCTGGATGGTTCAACCGGGCTTGTCGCAAGATGCCATTCGGCAGGCCTTGAGGTTCACCCCTGGACTTTCCGCGCCGAAAACTATTTTCTGCCGTTGGGGCTCAGGAAGGGCATCAATCCCCGCAGCGCGGGCGACCTTGCCGAAGAGGTGAGGCTGTTCCTGGCGGAAGGAATCGACGGACTGTTCTGCGATTTTCCGGGAATTGCGCGCGCGGTGATTGACAAGAGTTTCTAG
- a CDS encoding RidA family protein produces the protein MARALISSGSPFETLAGYSRAVVDGDWCWVAGSTGYDPVTRVMPDDVATQAANALKTIEAALAEGGFALADTVRVTYYITDPAFWDEMVPVIGSAFGPIRPAATCLVCQLIKPEMKIEIEVTAKRRR, from the coding sequence ATGGCGCGCGCACTCATTTCCTCAGGTTCTCCTTTCGAGACACTGGCCGGATATTCAAGAGCAGTGGTCGACGGCGACTGGTGCTGGGTCGCCGGTTCGACGGGGTATGATCCCGTCACGCGGGTCATGCCTGACGATGTTGCAACTCAGGCCGCGAATGCCCTCAAGACCATCGAAGCGGCGCTTGCTGAAGGCGGCTTCGCTCTGGCGGACACGGTGCGCGTCACCTACTATATCACTGACCCAGCCTTCTGGGACGAAATGGTGCCAGTGATCGGTTCCGCTTTCGGCCCCATCAGGCCCGCTGCAACCTGCCTTGTGTGCCAGCTCATAAAGCCTGAAATGAAAATAGAAATCGAAGTCACTGCAAAGAGGCGCCGATGA
- a CDS encoding DUF192 domain-containing protein: MKKLARLGCVALLLTVVPSCKNLPMMGEAQAQASLIPLTIKTSTAVRKFRVEVARTEDEQARGLMFRQSLPEDGGMIFPMSPPRFASFWMKNTVIPLDMIFIRTDGTIARIAADTIPYSLEPVTSGEPVAAVLELAGGKAAALGIAEDDVVTWEDK; the protein is encoded by the coding sequence ATGAAGAAGCTGGCCCGGTTGGGCTGTGTTGCGTTGCTCCTGACAGTCGTTCCGTCGTGCAAGAACTTGCCCATGATGGGAGAGGCGCAAGCACAGGCAAGCCTTATTCCCCTTACGATCAAGACGTCGACGGCCGTGCGCAAATTCCGGGTGGAAGTCGCGCGGACCGAGGACGAGCAGGCCCGCGGACTCATGTTTCGCCAATCGCTGCCGGAAGATGGCGGCATGATATTTCCGATGAGCCCGCCGCGCTTTGCCAGTTTCTGGATGAAGAATACTGTCATCCCGCTCGACATGATCTTCATCCGCACCGACGGAACCATCGCGCGCATAGCAGCGGACACGATTCCCTATTCGCTTGAGCCCGTCACTTCAGGCGAACCGGTTGCGGCAGTTCTGGAGCTTGCAGGCGGCAAGGCCGCGGCTCTTGGCATTGCCGAAGACGATGTCGTGACGTGGGAAGACAAATAG
- a CDS encoding dienelactone hydrolase family protein, translated as MARARCLLILGLLLLTAASPARNHYYWFPAAPDGTPRAWAVLLPRAEGLGKLAPGNQYWDLAHWLNARGIDALVVDYANAASQVPDAKGKTGQKIAAIVRDALADAREQQRMDARCPGVAIGWSRGAEGALTLATAEEGSSQGFKGAVAYYPSVRSQERPWRQRLPVIALQGDADGIAPASSLQSLVTGRVPTQAEFEVRLYPGARHRFDVAHPVDNPTGKTPGDFDSTASADALAAIASFLDRHAISTAQCARG; from the coding sequence ATGGCCCGCGCACGCTGCCTGTTGATCCTGGGCTTGCTCCTGCTCACCGCTGCGTCGCCGGCGCGAAACCATTATTACTGGTTCCCGGCGGCACCGGACGGAACACCGCGCGCCTGGGCCGTTCTGTTGCCCCGTGCCGAGGGACTGGGAAAACTTGCACCGGGCAACCAGTATTGGGATCTGGCGCATTGGCTCAATGCCCGTGGCATTGATGCCCTCGTGGTCGACTATGCCAATGCGGCGTCGCAAGTGCCCGACGCCAAAGGCAAGACGGGACAGAAGATCGCCGCAATTGTTCGCGACGCACTGGCAGACGCCCGGGAACAGCAGCGCATGGACGCGCGGTGCCCCGGCGTTGCCATCGGCTGGTCGCGCGGGGCGGAAGGCGCGTTGACGCTTGCGACTGCGGAAGAAGGCAGCAGCCAAGGCTTCAAGGGCGCGGTTGCCTATTATCCTTCCGTACGGTCGCAGGAGCGTCCCTGGCGACAGCGTCTGCCCGTAATTGCCCTGCAGGGCGATGCCGATGGCATTGCACCAGCGTCATCCTTGCAGTCCTTGGTCACTGGGCGCGTGCCGACACAGGCCGAATTTGAAGTGCGTTTGTATCCGGGAGCACGGCATCGCTTCGATGTTGCGCATCCTGTCGACAATCCGACTGGAAAGACACCCGGAGATTTTGATTCGACAGCGAGCGCGGATGCGCTCGCCGCAATCGCGTCATTTCTCGACCGCCACGCAATCTCGACGGCACAGTGCGCGCGCGGCTAG
- a CDS encoding fatty acyl-AMP ligase: MNPTETYDDLPRRFSDFETLGDALDYAARGRRGLNFHDPRGALARPYPYSELRDDALATAFRLIAKGVRPQDRVALIAETGPDFAALFFGCVYAGAWPVPLPLPTSFGGRDSYVEQLSVQLKSADPKLLFYPPELDGMAGDAARNCGVEGIDWESFAALSAIAVPLPSAKPEDIAYLQYSSGSTRFPHGVAVTHHALLNNLAAHSHGMHICDSDRCVSWLPWYHDMGLVGCLLSPVANQVSADYLKTEDFARRPLAWLDLISRNPGTTLSYSPTFGYDICARRISSQTKASERFDLSRWRVAGNGADMIRPDVMQSFVDAFHDAGFKASAFLPSYGLAEATLAVTIMPPGEGLIVELVDEGELSGDPQPAGKPQRFRAIVNCGKPCRDMAVEIRDADGKPLPERAIGKVWASGPSIMHSYFRDDISTAACLKDGWLDTGDMGYMSEGYVFVVGRAKDMIIINGKNYWPQDIEWAVEQLPGFKAGDIAAFSVTAPNGEESPAVLVQCRTTDPAERMALRDAIREKVRSITGMNCIVELVPPRTLPRTSSGKLSRAKARNLYLSGEIQPFELAA; this comes from the coding sequence TTGAATCCAACTGAAACATACGACGACTTGCCCCGCCGCTTTTCGGATTTCGAAACGCTGGGCGATGCGCTCGATTATGCAGCACGTGGCCGCAGGGGTCTCAATTTTCATGATCCGCGTGGTGCCCTTGCGCGGCCTTATCCCTATTCCGAACTGCGTGATGATGCCCTTGCAACCGCCTTTCGCCTGATTGCCAAGGGTGTGCGCCCGCAGGATCGCGTAGCGCTCATCGCCGAAACCGGGCCGGACTTTGCCGCGCTCTTCTTCGGATGCGTCTATGCCGGCGCCTGGCCGGTGCCGCTGCCGTTGCCGACATCGTTTGGGGGACGCGATTCTTATGTTGAACAGCTTTCTGTTCAGCTGAAAAGCGCCGATCCCAAGTTGCTTTTCTATCCGCCCGAACTTGACGGGATGGCCGGCGATGCTGCGCGCAACTGTGGGGTGGAGGGCATTGATTGGGAGAGTTTCGCGGCTTTGTCTGCCATTGCGGTGCCGCTGCCTTCGGCCAAGCCCGAAGATATTGCCTATCTTCAATATTCAAGCGGTTCGACGCGGTTTCCCCATGGAGTGGCCGTTACCCATCACGCACTGCTGAACAACCTGGCGGCGCACAGTCACGGAATGCACATATGCGACAGCGATCGCTGTGTTTCCTGGTTGCCATGGTATCATGACATGGGCTTGGTTGGCTGCCTGCTCTCGCCCGTGGCCAATCAGGTCAGCGCCGACTATCTGAAAACAGAGGATTTTGCGCGTCGTCCGCTTGCGTGGCTTGATTTGATCAGCCGCAATCCCGGCACCACGCTCAGTTATTCGCCGACGTTCGGCTATGATATTTGCGCGCGCCGCATTTCGAGCCAGACAAAGGCTTCGGAACGCTTCGATCTTTCTCGCTGGCGGGTTGCCGGCAACGGTGCCGACATGATCCGGCCTGACGTCATGCAGTCCTTTGTCGACGCCTTTCATGATGCTGGATTCAAGGCGTCGGCTTTCCTGCCGAGCTATGGCCTTGCCGAAGCGACCCTGGCCGTCACGATCATGCCGCCAGGCGAAGGCTTGATTGTCGAGCTGGTCGACGAAGGTGAACTCTCAGGGGATCCGCAGCCGGCCGGAAAGCCCCAGCGTTTCAGGGCTATTGTGAACTGTGGGAAGCCCTGTCGCGACATGGCGGTCGAAATTCGCGATGCAGACGGCAAGCCATTGCCTGAACGCGCCATCGGCAAGGTCTGGGCGTCCGGACCTTCGATCATGCACAGCTATTTCCGGGACGATATTTCGACCGCAGCCTGCCTGAAGGACGGCTGGCTCGATACGGGCGATATGGGATATATGTCGGAAGGCTATGTCTTTGTCGTTGGCCGCGCCAAGGACATGATCATCATCAACGGCAAGAATTATTGGCCGCAAGATATTGAATGGGCCGTGGAACAACTGCCCGGCTTCAAGGCTGGTGATATCGCCGCATTCTCCGTGACTGCACCCAATGGTGAGGAGTCCCCCGCTGTGCTGGTCCAGTGCCGGACAACAGATCCCGCGGAAAGGATGGCTTTGCGCGACGCCATTCGCGAGAAAGTGCGCTCGATCACGGGAATGAATTGCATTGTCGAACTGGTGCCACCGCGGACATTGCCGCGAACCAGTTCGGGCAAGCTCAGCCGCGCAAAAGCGAGGAACCTGTATCTTTCAGGCGAAATTCAGCCTTTCGAGCTCGCGGCCTGA